The genomic interval ACAATGTTCCCACGAACACGCGCTCGGCCGATGATCTTTCCCGGACCGTGGTGAACTACGCGACGTTCGATTCAGACAGCAACTTCGCCATCGCTTACTACGACTCCGGCTCGAACCTGCTGAAGTCGCCGCTGCGCTTTGAGCGTTACGACCGAGTGAAGCGGGAGTGGCGGAGCACGCAACTGCGCGAGGCGCGGCTCTTCGGGCATTCGGCGCGGGACTGGTGCCTGCGGCCGGCGATGGCGCTCGACCACTACGGCGCGTTCTGGTACGTGAGCGTGCACATCAATCCGTCGGCCGGATGCTTGCTGGTGCTCGATGACCAACTGCGGCTGCATAAGACGCTGTACGGGTGGAGTGTTGCCGGATTCGATTCGGGCGAGGTTGTGCTCCGCCACAGCCAGGCGCACTTTGCGCCGACGCATCCGCTGGAGCTGTCGGTCTACGATCCGAGGCGGGACCAGGTGACGAAAATCTATCCGGTTGCCGGCGACCCTTATCGGCACGCATTTGCCGAGCGCATCCGTCCCATGCTCGACCAGGAATGGTGCCGCGAGCGCAATCATCATTGTGACGCTGAGCTGTTCGATGGCGATCTGCGGGAGATCGTGATGAACGACCGGGCGAGCGCGCTGGCATTCGTCGTTGAGGCGGACGCTTCCAGCTACGGCCCGAAGGCGGCCGGCATCGGCAAGATGAATGCGACGTACGTCTACCGGCTTACGCCACGCGGTATCGAGCACATCTCGTTTCCATCGGGCGAGTTGAAGGGGCGCACTGGTGCTGGGGACATGCGTGAAGTTGTGTCACCAGCCGTCATTCAGCGCTTGTTCACTCCGCGATAACGAGTTGCTTTGAAACCGCGCCGGAGCACAGAAAAATCTGCTGCTATACTCCGCCGCATGCCGGCAACTGCTACTCGAGACGTTCGGCGCGAGGAGCATGGCTCTACAGTGCGCGCCGCGATCGTCCTGGCCCTGCTCACGCTTGTGTTGCAGGCGGTGTCGGCAACCTGGGTTGTCCACAGTTTCGAGTCGCCCAACGGCACCACGCTGCTGGCGCGAACGTGGCTGCGGAGGGGCGAGTACGGGCTCTTTTCCTGGCAGCGGCTGGTGGGATGGAGCCACGTTGCATCGCGGGTTGAGCCGCTGCGGATGTTCCATCTTCCCGGCGCGGCCGTCTATCAGTTGGCGGTCTTTGAGACCCTTCCCGAGCCATTCCACCGCTATCAGCAGCTGCCGATCACGCTGCTGTTCGTGCTGGCGGTGTTCCGGGTTGCGACCCTGGCCGGCGGCACTCGCGCAGGAGCGGCGGCAGGATTTCTGGCGGCCTGCTATCCGTTCATGGTGGTCCACGGCCCGGTGTGGGACGACGCCATGCTGGGCGCAGCGCTGGAGTGGGCGGCGCTGGCCATGATCGTGAGTGCGATCATGGAGCGCAGTGAATCGCGGCCGTGGTGGCGTGCGGCAACGCTGGCCCTGCTGTGCGGTTACGCCGCACTGGTTCGCGCCGAAAGCCAGGTCACGATGGCGGCGACGGCCGTCACGCTCATCCTGGCCAAGCGTGTGCGGCTGCGGCGCGAGGGAATGGCGATGCTGCTCGGCGTGGCCATCGCAGTGTTCGCGTGGGGCGAGCGCAACCGCTCGCTGACGGGTTCCTTCTTCACGGGCACCAGCCACGACGGGATCACGCTGTACGAATCGAACTACGACCACGCCATGGAGGCGCTGCTCACGCGGGGGCAGGTTGAGGTCCTGAACGAGACCTACATGCAGGCCGAGTTCACCCACGCCGCCACCCTCGGGAACGAACTTGAGATGGACCGCTACTTCCGGCAGCTTGGGGTGGAGCAGATCCGGTCACATCCGGTGCGCACGCTGCGGTGGGGAGTCGTGAAGCTGGCGGTCACACTGACGGGCGTGGGGCCGCAGTTTTCGCTTGTCTCGCTGAAAAACCTGGTGGCGCTGGGCAGTTCGCTGGCGCTTTATGCGCTGGCCATGGCCGGCTACTTTGGTATGCGACGCGGGCCGGCATGGCGCGAGGCGCTGATGCCGGGGCTCTTCCTGGCGGTGGCGCTGCCTACCGTGGTGGGGGCGCTGATTGGCCCGGCCGGCTTCCGCTACCAGATGCCGCTGCTGGGGATGTGGTTCGTGATGGGCGGCGCCGGGCTTTGGCAAATGACGTCGCTGCGCGACCGGGACCGGTTGAGGCGGCACCGACCGGTAGAGCGGGAGCAAGCGCGGGCGAAGCAAGTGTCCTGAAAAGTGCGTGGGGCTCCCACCTCCGCGAAATGATGGTGGAAGGGTGGGGCAGGCACAGTCGTGCCGGCGCGAGGCACGCGGACGGGGCCGCCCGCGTCCACACGGTCCGAGGGCACCCGGGGTTCGGAGATCACGTGCCGACGGGCGAGGGCGCCCGTCGCTACAACTTTGAATGGCAGCGGTGCGAGCGGCAACTGCCAATGTCCATCCTAAGCTGCTGAAAACAAATTGGTAAGGTACTTACAAAAAGGGTTGACCTGTGGCCTCAGGTGCCTTAAGTTAATGGCCTGTGGCAAGTTGGAGCGGCTCGTAAGGGGTAGTTCGGGACTTCCTCCGCAGCATCCTCCATCCAGGCGCTGATTCGTCGCGTAAGAATAAGGGTGCAACTCACACCGTGGGGTCGGCATCTATTTGCAGTAGAAGTGTAATTTTCCCAGACAGGGCAAACGGCTCAGGCTCCCCCAGAGCAGATCGGTGGCAACGGGCAGAGCGCCGGCTGAAAGGTGACAGGAGAAACCTATGCGTTCTGATCTCGTATTTGGCGCCGTGAAGACGGTGCAGAACCGGTACATGCTGTGCCAGGTGGCGTCGAAGGCGACGCGCAAGTTCCACCGTCCGAACACGCGCATTCAGGAGACGACCAACGAGGTGCTCGAGCGGGTGTCGAGCACCGAGCGCCTCGGCGTGATGGCCGAGCGGTCGCAGGCTGTGCTTGCAGAACCCCGCCGCCGAGCGGCATAATAGGACTTCGTTCCAGCGACTTGCTCCGCCTTACACTTTCATTTTTCCAGCCCTGAGGCAGCGGAGCGAGGAACGCTCCAGGTTTTCGGCCCAAATCTTCTGGCTCGCTGCTGAGTAGCCCCCCTGTTTCGAATTCTCCCGTAGGTGAACATGACCATCTCAGAACTGAAAGAAAAGAACATAACCGAATTGACCCGCATCGCCCGTTCGCTGGACCTTCCGGGCGCCAGCGGCCTGCGCAAGCAGGACCTCATCTTCAAAATCCTTCAGGCGCAGAGCGAGAAGGAAGGGCACATTTTCGCGGAAGGCGTGCTGGAAATTTTGCCGGACGGGTACGGGTTTTTGCGGTCGCCCGACTACAACTACTTGCCCGGGCCGGACGACATTTACGTTTCGCCGTCGCAGATCCGCAAGTTCGACCTGAAGACGGGCGACACGATCAGCGGCCAGGTGCGTCCGCCGCACGAGGGCGAGAAGTACTTCGCGCTCGTCAAAATCGAAGCGGTGAACTTCGAGTCGCCGGAAGAGGCGCGCAACAAGATCCTGTTCGACAACCTGACGCCGCTGTATCCGCAGGAGCGGATCAAGCTGGAGACGGTGAAGGACAACATCGGGGCGCGCGTGATGGACCTGCTCACGCCGCTGGGCAAAGGGCAGCGCGGCCTGATCGTTTCGCCGCCCCGCGCCGGCAAGACGATGATCCTGCAGAACATCGCGAACTCGATCACCACGAACCATCCGGAAGTGGTGCTCATCGTGCTGCTGATTGACGAGCGCCCCGAAGAAGTGACCGACATGCAGCGCTCGGTGAAGGGCGAAGTGATCAGCTCGACCTTCGACGAGCCGGCGGCGCGGCACGTGCAGGTGGCGGAAATGGTGATTGAAAAAGCGAAGCGCCTGGTCGAGCACAAGCGCGACGTGGTGATCCTGCTGGACTCGATCACGCGACTGGCGCGGGCGTACAACACCATCGTTCCGCCCTCGGGCAAAGTGCTCTCCGGCGGCGTGGACTCGAACGCGCTGCAGCGCCCGAAGCGATTCTTCGGCGCGGCGCGCAACATCGAAGAGGGCGGCTCGCTGACGATCATCGCGACGGCGCTGATCGAAACCGGGTCGCGCATGGACGACGTGATCTTTGAAGAGTTCAAGGGCACGGGCAACTGCGAAGTCATCCTCGACCGCAAGCTGAGCGACAAGCGCGTCTTCCCGGCGATCGACATTCAGCGCTCGGGGACGCGCAAGGAAGAGCTGATCATTCCCAAGGACGATCTGGCGCGCATCTGGGTGCTGCGCAAAGTGCTGAACCCGCTGTCGCCGGTGGAAGCGATGGAATTGCTGATCGACAAGCTCAGCAAGACGCGCGCGAACGCCGAGTTCCTGTCGAACATGAGTTCGCTGTAAGGCCACGCGTGAAAGTGTGACGGGAGCCCGCAAGGGTCCCCGTTTTTCTATTGGCAGCGCGCTCCGCCTTTCCATCCACGCTCGAGTGCATTAGAATCGGTGGTCAGCCGCGTTCCGTTCCGCGTTTCCGTAACTCCCGCGCGAGTGTGG from Terriglobales bacterium carries:
- a CDS encoding DNA-directed RNA polymerase subunit omega, with protein sequence MRSDLVFGAVKTVQNRYMLCQVASKATRKFHRPNTRIQETTNEVLERVSSTERLGVMAERSQAVLAEPRRRAA
- the rho gene encoding transcription termination factor Rho is translated as MTISELKEKNITELTRIARSLDLPGASGLRKQDLIFKILQAQSEKEGHIFAEGVLEILPDGYGFLRSPDYNYLPGPDDIYVSPSQIRKFDLKTGDTISGQVRPPHEGEKYFALVKIEAVNFESPEEARNKILFDNLTPLYPQERIKLETVKDNIGARVMDLLTPLGKGQRGLIVSPPRAGKTMILQNIANSITTNHPEVVLIVLLIDERPEEVTDMQRSVKGEVISSTFDEPAARHVQVAEMVIEKAKRLVEHKRDVVILLDSITRLARAYNTIVPPSGKVLSGGVDSNALQRPKRFFGAARNIEEGGSLTIIATALIETGSRMDDVIFEEFKGTGNCEVILDRKLSDKRVFPAIDIQRSGTRKEELIIPKDDLARIWVLRKVLNPLSPVEAMELLIDKLSKTRANAEFLSNMSSL